DNA sequence from the Blastomonas fulva genome:
AGGGCCGCCTGCCCGCCGCACTCGACCGCATTGAGCATCGCCATCACCGCGACCAACGTCTTGCCCGCGCCGACATCGCCCTGCAGCAGCCGCAGCATCGGCACCGGCTGTGCCATGTCGCCGTTGATCTCGCCGATCGTGCGCTGCTGCGCGCCGGTCAGCGCGAACGGCAACCGCAACGCATCGCGCAGATGCCCGTCGCCCTGCAGCGCCAGCCCCTTGCGCTTGCGGTTGCTCTGCCTGATCAGCGCGAAGGCGAGCTGGTTGGTGAAAATCTCGTCATAGGCCAGCCTCTCGCGGGGAAGCCCGTCCATCCCCTGATGCGCGCTTGCCAGCGCCTCGTGCCAGTCGGGCCAGTCCTGCTTGGCCTTGAGCGTCGGCTCGATCCACTCGGGCAGCGGCGGCATCAGCGACAGCGCCTGCGCCGCGAGCGAGGCGACGCGCTTCTGCCCCAGGCCTTCGGCAAGCGGATAGACCGGTTCGGCGTCGGCGATCTGGTCAGCCTCCTCGGGGGCAACGACATGATCGGGGTGAACGATCTGCCACGCCTCGCCCCAGATCTCGAGCTTGCCCGCCGCCAGCCGGGTCTCGCCCAGCGGCCACAATTTGCGCGCCCAGCCGGGGTTGCCGCCGAAATAGACAAGGCTGATATGGTTGCCGATGCTGTCCTCGGCGATCACCCGGGTCGGCCCACGTCCGGGGCTGCTGCGATAGCCCGTAGCGGTCAGCGCGATGATGATCTGCTCGCCGGTCGCGGCATCGTCCGCCGTCGCGACAGCCCGCCTGCGGATGAAGCCGGTGGGCAGATGATAGGCCATGTCCTTGACCCGCGCGATTCCCAGCCGCGCGAACGGCTTTTGCAGGGATACGCCGACGCCCTTGAGGGTCTCGATCTCGGCGAATGCGGGGTTGAGTATATCGGGGCGCATGGCTATCGCAAAAAACGCGGTCACATCTGGTGCCGCTGGCTGAAGTCTTGCCGCCCGTCTTAGGCAGACATGGCCTGCCCTGCAAGGCAACCCCAAGCGAAGGAGCCAATGCGATGGACCGCGATACCCGACTGCGCCGCCTGGCCTTCCGCGCCTGGCATCGCGGCACGCGTGAGGCCGATTTCATGATCGGAGGTTTCTTCGATCGCTATGGCCAGAGCTGGTCGGACGAAGAGCTCGCCTGGTTCGAGGCGCTGATCGAGGAACAGGACGTCGACATCATGGCCTGGGCGATCGGCACGCTGCCTGTCCCTGCGCAGTTCGCCGGGCCGCAGATGGACGCCATGCGCCAGCTCGATTTCATCAACATCCCGCGCTGACCCCGGATTACAGGCAACACCCGATTTATGGACAGCATCAGCAGGATTTTGGCTGCGGCAGGCCCGCTGACGCTGGCGGGCGTGGCACCCGGCGCGCTGCCGCTGCTGCTTGCCGATCTGGCCCGCGCCACCGCTGGCCGAAAGTCGGGTGGCCGCGTGGTCTTCATCGCCCCCGACGATGCGATGATGCACGCGGTTGCCGAGACCGCCCCCTTCTATGCGCCCGATCTCGAGACAATCGAGTTCCCCGCCTGGGACTGTCTGCCCTATGACCGCGCGTCACCCTCGCTGGCGATCACGGCGCGGCGGCTGAAGGCGCTGTGGACGCTGCAGCAGCCCGCAGGCGGCCCGCAGCTGCTGGTGACCACGGTCAACGCCGTTGCCCAGCGCACTCTGACGCGTTTTCGTATTCGCCAGATCGGTGCCGAGCTCAAGCCCGGCATGGTCGTCGAGCGCGAGGCGCTGATCGCCAAGCTTGTCCGCCAGGGTTACGCGCGCACCGACACCGTTGCCGATTCCGGCGAGTTCGCGGTGCGCGGCAACCTCATCGATATCTTCCCCGCCGGGATGGACAGCGGCCTGAGGCTCGATTTCTTCGGCGACGAGCTCGATTCGATGCGCGCCTTCGATCCGGGCACCCAGCGCTCGACCGAGCGGGTCGAGCGGCACATCCTGCTCCCGGCCTCCGAAGTGCTGCTCGATGCCGACAGCATCAAGCGCTTCCGCAGCGCCTATCGCGAGACGTTCGGCGCGGGCGCGACGGGTGATCCGCTCTACCAGGCGATCAGCGACGGCAGGCGTCTGGCGGGGATGGAGCACTGGCTCCCGATGATCGAGGAGCGGCTCGATACGCTGTTCGATCATCTCGAAGACAATGACCTCGTGCTGCGCGATGCCGGCGCCGATGCCGCCGCCGACCAGCGTTTCGAGAGCATCACCGACTACCACGCCAACCGCACCCGCGGGAACGAGGACAAGACCGGCAGCTATCGCCCGCTCAAGCCCTCTGCTCTCTATCTGATCCCCAAGGAATGGCGCGCGCTGCAGGCAGACACGCCGGTGCACCTCGTCAGCGGCCATGACGAGCCGGAATCGGCGAGCGTGCTGGGCCTGGGCTATCGCGCGGCGCGCGACTTCGGTGCGGAACGGGCGCGCGGCGACAATGTCTACACCGCGGCTGCCGAGCATATCGATTCGCTGCGCGCGGCCGACAAGGGCGCGATCATCGCGAGCTATTCGGAAGGCTCGCGCAGCCGTCTGCTCGGGTTGCTCAAGGACCACGGGCTCGCGCGCATGGCGCTGGCCGGCAGCTGGCAGGAGGCGCTGGGCCAGGCTGCAACCGGCATGGCCGCGATGGTCGTGCTGCCGCAGGATCACGGCTTTGCCACCGATCGCTACGAGCTCCTGTCCGAACAGGACCTGCTCGGCGACCGGCTGGTGCGTCGGCGCAAGAAGCGCAAGTCCGCCGACGCTTTCCTCGCCGAGCTGCAGTCGCTGTCGGCAGGCGATCTGGTCGTGCATATCGATCACGGCATCGGCCGCTATGAGGGCTTGGTCTCGATCCCCGTCGGCAAGAGCCCGCACGACTGCGTCTGGCTGACCTATTCGGGTGGCGACAAGCTCTATGTTCCGGTCGAGAACATCGACGTGCTCACCCGCTATGGCTCGGAGAGCGACGGCGTTCCACTCGACAGATTGGGCGGCGAGGCCTGGCAGCGCAGGCGGGCCAAGCTCAAGGAACGCATCCAGGCGATCGCCGGTGAGCTGATGAAGACCGCAGCGGAGCGCGCGCTGCGCACCGCCGATGTCGCCGAGATCGATCCGGGGACCTATGCCAGCTTCGTCGACCGTTTCCCGTACGAGGAGACCGAGGACCAGGAGCGAGTCATCGCCGAGGTGCTCGAGGATCTGGCCTCGGGCAAGCCGATGGACCGGCTGGTGTGCGGCGATGTCGGGTTCGGCAAGACCGAGGTCGCGATGCGCGCCGCGTTTGCTGCGGCGATGGCGGGGATGCAGGTCGCGATCATCGCTCCCACCACTTTGCTTGCCCGCCAGCACTACACCAACTTTGTGGAGCGCTTTCAAAATTTCCCGCTGATCATCGGCCGCCTGTCGCGGCTGGTGACCGCGGGCGAGGCCAAGACGACGCGCGAAGGGCTGGCTGCTGGCACCACCGACATCGTCATCGGCACGCATGCGCTGCTCGCCAAGTCGGTCGAGTTCAAGCGGCTGGGGCTGGTGATCATCGATGAGGAACAGCGCTTTGGCGTGGTCCACAAGGAGCGGCTGAAGTCGTTGAAGGCCAATGTTCATGTGCTGACGCTCACCGCCACGCCGATCCCGCGCACGCTGCAGATGGCGATGAGCGGCCTGCGCGAGCTCTCGGTGATCCAGACCCCGCCGGTCGACCGCCTCGCGGTGCGCACTTACGTGATGCCCTGGGACCCGGTGGTGATCCGCGAGGCACTGCTGCGCGAACATTATCGCGGCGGGCAATCCTATTTCGTCGCTCCCCGGATCAGCGATCTCGACAAACTGGGCGAGTTCATCCGCGAGCAGGTCCCCGAAATCCGCCACATCATGGCGCATGGTCAGATGGCACCGTCTGAGGTCGAGGAGCGGATGAGCGCGTTCTACGACCGCAAGTACGATGTGCTTCTGTCGACCACGATCGTCGAATCCGGGCTCGATATCCCCAGCGCCAACACGCTGATCATTCACCGCGCCGACACCTTTGGCCTCGCCCAGCTCTACCAGCTGCGCGGGCGCGTGGGCCGGTCGAAGACACGCGCATATGCCTACATGACAACGCCGGAGAACCGGGTGCTCACCGAGACCGCGGAAAAGCGGCTCAAGGTGCTCGGCGATCTCGATACTCTGGGCGCGGGCTTCCAGCTCGCCAGCCATGACCTCGACATCCGCGGCGCGGGCAATCTGGTCGGCGACGAGCAGTCCGGGCATATTCGCGAGGTCGGGTTCGAGCTTTATCAGTCGATGCTCGAAGAGGCGATCATCGAGGCCAAGGCGGGCGGCTTCGCGCTCGACCTGCCGCGCCAGAAGTTTTCGCCGCAGATCACCGTCGACGCCCCGATTCTAATCCCGGAGGATTATGTCCCCGATCTGGCGGTGCGCATGGCGCTTTATCGACGGATGAACGACCTCAGCAGCGGCGCCGAGATCGAATCCTTCGCCGCCGAGATGATCGACCGCTTCGGCGCGCTGCCCGAGGCGACGACCAATCTGATCAAGCTGATTGAGATCAAGCAGAACTGCATCACCGCCTGTGTCTCCAAGATCGATGTGGGCGCGCGCGGCGCGCTGGTCAGCTTCCACAACGACAGCTTCCCCGACGTACCGGGGCTGTTGGCCTATGTGGAACGGCTGAACGGCGTCGCCAAGCTGCGGCCGGACCAGAAATTGATGATCCAACGGGTATGGGGCGATCCGGCGACGAGAATCAACGGATTGGTGCAGCTTTCCAAGGGCTTGGCGGGGATCGTGAAGAAGAAGGCTAAGGCGGGCTAAGTCCTCTCCCCTTCAAGGGAGAGAGCAGCAGTAGCAAATTCCGCGAAAACTTCCGCCTCCATAGCCTTGCCTCGCAGGAAGCCCTGGAAATAGTCGCAGCCTTCCTCGCGCAGCGCTTCAAGCTGCGCCTCGCTCTCGACCCCTTCTGCGATAACCTTGAGGTCGAGCGCCTTGGCCATGGCGACGATAGAGCGCACGATTATCCGGTCGGCTTCCGCGCCGCCGATGTCGCGGGTCATCGCATGATCGAGCTTGAGATAATCGAGCGGCAGCCGCTTGAGATACAGCAGGCTGGAATAGCCGGTGCCGAAATCGTCGACCGCGATCCTTACCCCTGCCTCGCGCAAGGTGGCAAAGCGCGCGGCCGCGCGCTTGAGATCGGGGATCAGCGCGGATTCGGTCATCTCCAGCGTCAGCCGCTGCGTGTCGAAACCTGATGCGGCGATCATCTTGAGTTCGCGCTGGGCAAAGCCTTTCTCGCCGAGATCTTCTGCGGTGACGTTGAGCGAGATGCGCAGGTTTGCCAGCGGCCCGGTCCAGCCCGCTGCCTGTTCCATCGCGCGCTTCCGGATATGCCGCGAGAGCGCCCGGGTGAAATCGGCCTTGTCCGCAATGGCAAACAGCGTGCCTGCGCCAATCTCGCCATGCAGCGGATGCTGCCAGCGTGCCAGCGCCTCGGCGCCGGTGATAGCCCCGTCCTCGACTGCAAATTGAGGCTGGAACAGAACCGTGATCTCGTCCTGCTCAATGGCGCGGACGATGTCCTGCTCGAGCCGGTATCCGCTTTGTGGTGCGTTGTCGGACTGGCGGTCGGCCCAACGTACCGGTTCGGCGGCGCTTTCGCGCGCCGCTGCCAGCCCTGCAGACAGCCGGTCCAGCAGCGAAAGTGGGCTTTCATCGGCCCGGCCCAGCGCCAGCGCAGCGCGCGCAGTCAACCGCAAGCGGTGCCCCCCGGCATCCAGCGGCTCGGAGATCACCCGCAGCAGCCGCTCGGCCATCACCTGCCAGCCGACCCGTTCCTCGGGCATCACATGCGCCAGCAGATAGTCTCCGCCAGACAGCCGCATGGTAAGCGCAGCCCCGCCCGACAGGCGGGCGTTCTGCCGGGTGAGGCGCTGGCCGATGGTCTCCAGCGCCGCATCGCCCACCGCCGCTCCATAGGTCGCATTGATCGCCGACATCCGCCGCAGGCCGATCAACATCGCGTGCAGCCTGCCATCGGCTGTCCGAGCCAGCGCTGCCAGCTGTCCGTGCAGATCGCGCTGCATGTCAGCGCCACCGATCAATTGCGAGCGGATCAGCGCCAGCTGCAGTGCCAATGCTGCGGGCGCAAACGGGGTGACCAGGCTATGGGTGATGCCGGGTGCGGCCTGTGCCAGTACACCTGCGTGACCGGCATCGCACAACAGCATCGCCAGCCCGCCCGGCGCTGCCACGGCATCCGGCAGCCGCGCCTCGCCCTGCCCGCGAATATCGATGATGATCAGGTCGGCCTCTGCCGTGCCCGATGGCTCGAATCCCGCAGCCTCCAGCGCAGCCGCCAGCTGCGGATCGGCGGCGGCCGATCCGGTCATGCACCAGCTTGGCCGGTGTCGCTGTTCGGCGATGCTGCTCAGAATTCGAACCCCCAATGCGCAGGAAAGGCCCCTCGCCCCCGGCCTGATGTGCCTTTGTGGGGCGCTCGTGGCCGCGTCAAGAATGATTGGCGCATTAGCACGGATCAGTTAAGACCCGGTGCATTCACCCATGAAGGCGCCCTGTATGCCGACCTCGGTTCTCGAACGCAAAATCGCGCTGGCCGTCTCCCCCACCGAACGCGCCCGCAAAGCCGCGCGCGAGGTGCAGGCCGCGCATGAATGGGTCGCACTCGAGGAAGCGGACATCGTCGTCGTCATGGGCGGCGACGGATTCATGCTGCAGACGCTCCACCAGATGCTCGAACGCGGCAAGATCGTGCCCGTCTACGGCCTCAACCTGGGCACGGTGGGCTTTCTGATGAACCTGTGGCGCAGCGGCGACAGCATCGTGCGCAGACTGGAACAGGCGCAATCCTATGAGGTGCTGCCGCTGTCGATGACCGCGACCACCATGGCGGGCGAGCGGGTCACCTATCCTGCGATCAACGAGGTCTCGCTGCTGCGCGAAACGCGCCAGACCGCCAAGATCGAGGTCAGCGTCAACAATGCCGTACGAATCAGCGAGCTGGTCTGCGATGGCGTGCTGGTGGCAACACCCGCAGGGTCGACCGCGTACAACCTGTCCGCCAACGGCCCGATCCTGCCGCTGGGCTGCGGCATGCTGGCGCTGACCCCGATCAGCCCGTTCCGCCCGCGCCGCTGGAAGGGAGCGTTGCTGCCTGATTCCTCCAGGATATCGCTGCGCGTGCTCGAGCCCTCCAAACGCCCGGTCAGCGCGGTCGCAGACCAGCGCGAGGTGCGCGACATTCGCGACATCCAGATCGCCATCGACCCCAACCGCCGCCTGTCGCTGATGTTCGATCCGGGCCACAGCCTGGACGACCGGATATCGGCGGAACAATTTATCGTGTGATGTGGCACGCAGACGCTTGCCAAACCAAAAAACCCGGTGCTATAGGCGCGCTTCTTCTGGAGAACACAGTGTCTTTAGAGGGATAGAGGGCATTCCCCGATAGCTCAGCGGTAGAGTAGGTGACTGTTAATCACTTGGCCGTAGGTTCGAATCCTACTCGGGGAGCCAGCCTTTCTAAGTCCTTGCCCCGGCAGCAATTGCCCCGGGTGTAGCAAGGCACAGTGCGAACAGCATCCGATCACTGCAGGGGTCACTGGCATTGCCAGCAAGCGCACCTCAGTGCAAAAATCTCTGATATCATACCGGCTGCTATGCCACTTTTCGACGAGCGTGTTCCGGCGTTCATGCCGACAGTGTTCGTCAGATGACTGATGGTGCCACCTGGCGCGCTTGCAAGGCACCCTGACGCCGGGGTTATTCCGACGCCAGGGCGCATCCCATCATAAAAAGCTCAAGCCGCTTTGCCGTGGCAGTGCTTGTACTTGCGGCCCGATCCGCATGGGCACGGGGCGTTGCGGCTGATTTCGCCCGAGAACAGCTCTTCCGACGCCTCGGGCATCGGGGACTGGCGCGGGGGCAGCGTGGCTGCGACCGTGCCCAGCGTGCCGCCGTCGATGTCCGCGCTGTTGTCCTCACCGGTGAACGGATCGAAGTGCGTGGTCAGGAAGTCGGGCAATTCGGGCAGCGAGGGCACTTCGGGCTCGCGGATTTCCAGGCTCATGATCGTGCCGGTAACGTCCTCGCGGATCACCTCGAGCATGCGTTCGAACAGGCCGAACGCCTCGCGCTTGTACTCGTTGATCGGCGTCTTCTGGGCGTAGGCGCGCAGGAACACGACCTGGCGTAGCGCGTCGAGCGTCGCCAGATGCTCCTTCCAGTGGTGGTCCAGGCTCTGCAGCAGAACCGACTTCTCGATCGAACGCCACATGCCCTCTTCGACCTGGGTGGCCTTTTCGTTGACCTTGGCCTCGGCCATCTCGCGGATGCGTTCCTCGATCATGTCGGGTTCGATCACGTCTTCCTGCAGCCAGGCATCGATATCGGGCTCGATTCCCAGCACCTCGGACACGCGCGCCTTCAGGCCGGGCACGTTCCACTGTTCGGGATAGGTTCCCGGAGGACACGCTTCGCCGACGATCGCATTGACCGTGTCGTTGCGCATGTCGAGCACGACATCGTCGACGGCATCGGCATCCATGATCTCGGCGCGCTGCTCGTAGATCACCTTGCGCTGGTCGTTCATCACGTCATCATATTCGACGACCTGCTTGCGGATGTCGTAATTGCGCGCCTCGACCTTCTTCTGCGCAGTCTCGATCGCCTTCGACAACCACTTCGATCCGATCGCCTCGCCATCGGCGAGGTTGTTCTTCATCATGCGCGAGAATAGGGTATCGGGGCCGAAGATGCGCAGCAGATCGTCCTCGAGGCACAGATAGAAGCGCGACAGGCCGGGGTCACCCTGACGACCCGAACGTCCGCGCAACTGGTTGTCGATGCGGCGGCTTTCGTGGCGCTCGGTGCCCAGCACGAACAGCCCGCCGGCTTCCAGCACCTTGGCCTTCTCGGCGGCAACCTCTGCCTTGATCGCTGCGATCGCGGCATCGCGTTCGGGACCTTCGGGCATGTCGCGCAGTTCGTCATCGACGCGGTATTCGACATTGCCGCCCAGCTGGATGTCGGTGCCACGGCCCGCCATGTTGGTGGCGATGGTCACCGCGCCCATGCGTCCGGCCTGCGCGACGATCCGCGCTTCCTGCTCGTGGAAGCGCGCGTTGAGTACGCTGTGCGGCACGCCTTCCTTGTTGAGATATTCGGACAAAAGCTCGGACTTCTCGATCGACACCGTGCCCACCAGCACCGGCTGACCGATCAGGTTCTTTTCGCGGATGCCCTTGGCGATCGCCTGGAACTTGTCGGCGGTGTTCTTGTAGAACTCGTCTTCCTCGTCGATGCGGCGGATCGGGTTGTTGGTCGGGATGGTGACCACGTTCATCTTGTAGATGTCGAAGAACTCGGCCGCTTCGGTCGCCGCGGTGCCGGTCATGCCCGACAGTTTGGGATACATGCGGAAATAGTTCTGGAAAGTGATCGAGGCCAAAGTCTGGTTCTCGGGCTTGATCTGGACGCGTTCCTTCGCCTCGACCGCCTGGTGCAGGCCGTTCGACCAGCGACGGCCATCCATCATGCGTCCGGTGAACTCGTCGATGATGACGATCTGGTCGTCCTTGACGATGTAATCGATGTCGCGCTTGAACATCACATTGGCCTTGAGCGCCTGGTCAAGGTGATGGACGATCTGGGTGTTCTCGACGTCGTAGAGGTTGCTGCCCTCGAGCAGGCCAGCCTCTTCGAGCAGCCGCTCGGCCTTCTCGGTGCCGTCCTCGGTGAGGATGACCGAGCGGGCCTTTTCGTCCTTCTCGTAATCCTTTTCATCGAGCTTGAGCACGATCGCATCGACCGCGATGTACATCTCGGACTTGTCGTCGGTGGGCCCGGAGATGATCAACGGGGTGCGCGCTTCGTCGATCAGGATCGAATCGACCTCGTCGACCACCGCGAAGTTGTACGGGCGCTGCACCATCTGGCTGCGCTCGTGCTTCATATTGTCGCGCAGGTAATCGAAGCCAAGCTCGTTGTTGGTCGCATAGGTGATGTCGGCGGCATAGGCCTCGCGCCGCGCCGTTTCGCCCAGATTGGGGACGATCACGCCGGTGGTCAGACCCAGGAAGCGATAGACCTGGCCCATCCACTCGGCATCGCGCGCGGCGAGGTAATCATTGACGGTGACGACGTGCACGCCCTTGCCCTCGATGGCATTGAGATAGCAGGCGAGCGTCGCGACCAAGGTCTTGCCCTCGCCGGTGCGCATCTCGGCGATCTCGCCCTTGTGCAGCACGATACCGCCGACCATCTGCACGTCGAAATGGCGCATGCCCAGCGTGCGGATCGATGCTTCGCGCACCGTCGCAAACGCCTCGGGCAGGATGTCGTCAAGTGTCTCGCCCGCGGCAAGACGGTCCCGGAACTTCTGCGTCTGGCCGCGAAGTTCATCGTCGGACATCGGCGAGATCTGGGGCTCGAAGGCGTTGATCTTGTCGACGACCTTGAGCAGGCCCTTGACGTAGCGGTCGTTGGCGGACCCGAAAAGTGATTTGGCAATGGCGCCGAGCATGGCGGAATTCCTTAAATACGAAGCGATGGGGATTTGCCGACACGCGCGAAAATTGGCGGTACGGCGAGCCTTTGAACAAGGCAGAATGGGGGCGGCGCACCGCAGTGCGCGCATGGGCGGCAGGCGGGCAATGCAGCCGCGAAACCCGTCAGCGGTTTATTGCAGCAGCCTGTCGGACCGGTGAACGGTCAACGCCAGAGCGCGCCGGGTCGGCTTGGGCGCCCAGCGCATCGCAGGCATGCTGGCTAGCACCAGCGGCAGCGCGACGGCAACGAGCAGAACGGCGGCGATGGCCACATTGGGCCTGACATCATCGGAATTCCAGGCACCGCGCAGCGCGCCGTCGCCTTCCGCAATCGCAGGTTCTGCCACACGCACGCCGTCCGTGACCGAAAACCCGGTTAGGATGGCCAGCAAGGCAAGAAGCAGCTTCACGGTACGATGATTATCCCTGACGAGCCCAGTACATAGGCATTGGTAGCAGCTTCGTCCAATGTTTTGCTGCGCGGTCGCTGCAGGCCGCCCTCACCCGACCTCCGGATCGAAGGCCTGGGAATCGAAGGCGCCAAAGCTCAGGTGCTTGCCGGCGTGCAGGTTGCCCTGTTCCATCTGCAGCTCGAGCCGCTCGCAATCGCGCCTGCGGAACTCCTCGACCACGCGATCGGCCATCACCGGATCGATGCCGGTGCGCAGCAGCGCGGTGTGCGCAAGCTTGACCGAGGATTCGAACAGTTCGCGCTGGGCTGCTGCAATCGGCGCGTGCTTGAGTGCCAGCAGTTGGCGCCGATCAACCGCGCGCACGAAAATCTTGGCATCGGGAAAGGCATGCGCGATGGGCTCGACCTGGTCGGGCCCGAACTCCTTGTCGTCCATGCAGAAAAGCAGCGCGTCGGCATGCTCGGCGCCCGCGCGCCGCAGCAGGTCGATCCGCGTACCGTCCCCGTAAAAGACCTTGCGACCAAATTCGCCGCTCAGCCTGATCTGGTCCGGGTTGATGTCGATCAGGGTGACCGACACGTTTGCCCCGGCAAAGATCTGCGCGACCGCCTGGCCAAAGCGCCCGTGCCCGACAACGATGGCGCTCGATTGCCGCGCCTGCTCGGGATCAACCATGTCATCGGTTCCCGACCCGCGAACGCCGCCGAAAAAGCGCGTGAGCAGCATCAGGAAAGGTGTAGTGGCCATCGACAGCGTGACGATCGCCCCGAACCGGCTTGCCGCCTCGGGCGCGATCAGCAGTGCTGCCTGCGCCTCGGCAAACAGCACGAAGGCGAATTCGCCGCCCTGGCTGAGCAGCAGGCCGAGCACCAGCGCCGCGCGCGTCTCCATGCCGAACGCCTTGGCGAGGCCGAAGATGATCGCCACCTTGATGCCCACCAGCGCCAGCGCCATCGCAACGATGAACAGCGGGTTGGCCATGATCACGCCAATGTCGAGCATCATGCCGACGCCCAGGAAGAACAACCCGAGCAGGATCGACCGAAACGGATCGATGTCCGCCTCCAGCTCGTGCCGGAAGGGCGAGTCGGCGAGCATCACGCCGGCGACGAACGCCCCCAAAGCTGCGGAAATGCCGATCGAGTGCATCAGCGCGGCGCTGCCGAATACCGCAAACAGCCCGGCGACGATGAACAGTTCGCGCTCGGCGACCTTGCCGATCAGCTTGAGCAGCGGTGCAAGGCCGTAGCGCCCGGCAGCGACCAGCCCGGCGATCGCCGCCAGCGCATAGATCGCGGTCAGCCATCCCGGCGTCTGCGGCCCGGTCTGCGGCGCGCGCGACATCGCCGCGATGATGGTCAGCAGCGGAACGATCGACAGGTCCTGGAACAGCAGGATCGAGAATGCACGCTCGCCGGTCGGAGTGTTCAAACGCCCCTGCGATTGCAGCAGCGGCAGCACCTGCGCGGTCGATGAAAGTGCCAGCGGAAGGCCAAGACCCAGCGCCGCGCCCCAGCTGGAACCGGTGACGGCGTAGACGAACGCCGCAAGCACGACACCGCACAACGCCACCTGCGACAGCCCCAGCCCGAAAATGTCGCGCTTGAGCTGCCAGAGCCGCGAGGGCGCGAGTTCCAGCCCGACCAGGAACAGCAGCAGCACGATGCCGATCTCGGCAAATCCGACGATCAGCTCGGGATCGGCCACCAGCTGCAGCACCTGCGGCCCGATGATGATCCCGCCGACCAGATAGCCCAGCACCGCACCCAGCCCGAGCCTGCGGAACAGCAGCACGAAGAACAGCGCTGCTGCGAGCAGCACCGTGCCCGACAGGAAG
Encoded proteins:
- a CDS encoding monovalent cation:proton antiporter-2 (CPA2) family protein, translating into MEHGGDIFLSGTVLLAAALFFVLLFRRLGLGAVLGYLVGGIIIGPQVLQLVADPELIVGFAEIGIVLLLFLVGLELAPSRLWQLKRDIFGLGLSQVALCGVVLAAFVYAVTGSSWGAALGLGLPLALSSTAQVLPLLQSQGRLNTPTGERAFSILLFQDLSIVPLLTIIAAMSRAPQTGPQTPGWLTAIYALAAIAGLVAAGRYGLAPLLKLIGKVAERELFIVAGLFAVFGSAALMHSIGISAALGAFVAGVMLADSPFRHELEADIDPFRSILLGLFFLGVGMMLDIGVIMANPLFIVAMALALVGIKVAIIFGLAKAFGMETRAALVLGLLLSQGGEFAFVLFAEAQAALLIAPEAASRFGAIVTLSMATTPFLMLLTRFFGGVRGSGTDDMVDPEQARQSSAIVVGHGRFGQAVAQIFAGANVSVTLIDINPDQIRLSGEFGRKVFYGDGTRIDLLRRAGAEHADALLFCMDDKEFGPDQVEPIAHAFPDAKIFVRAVDRRQLLALKHAPIAAAQRELFESSVKLAHTALLRTGIDPVMADRVVEEFRRRDCERLELQMEQGNLHAGKHLSFGAFDSQAFDPEVG